A window of Ciconia boyciana chromosome 27, ASM3463844v1, whole genome shotgun sequence contains these coding sequences:
- the POU6F1 gene encoding POU domain, class 6, transcription factor 1 isoform X2, whose product MQRGGGRTSHKKPPNALPLHPVTWAVTPPWGTGSSAPKDAPRWVSCRLRGAVAPPGHPWEGVRALGKAKPAAGASPSTVPSVGTFSHATSQQPQTLAPLAVQATPQVLTQENLATVVTGVMVPAGTVTQPLLIPISIAGQVAGQQGLAVWTFPTATVAALPGLTAASPTGGIFKPPIANLQAAAVLNTAIQAPVQPAQPLQAAVQPRPPLQPPGVFPAAPGQPPILPQPAAAPTPPVAKPLETQTQITVQPAGFAFNPGIISAASLGGQTQLLGSLAAAPVIANTISSVQGITGQILTNAQGQVIGTLPWVVNPPGMAAASPAPAALPAQNLQVQTVTPQLLLNAQGQVIATLAGSAIQAAAIKKTGTPEPPVKNEVQPIQPAPALSQPAVVMANPAPAVKASSTPVPITCSETPTVSQLVSKPPAPNSSTEEDGINLEEIREFAKNFKIRRLSLGLTQTQVGQALTATEGPAYSQSAICRFEKLDITPKSAQKLKPVLEKWLSEAELRNQEGQQNLMEFVGGEPSKKRKRRTSFTPQAIEALNAYFEKNALPTGQEITEIAKELNYDREVVRVWFCNRRQTLKNTSKLNVFQIP is encoded by the exons GAGGGTGTTCGTGCCCTGG gcaAAGCCAAACCAGCGGCCGGAGCATCCCCCAGCACCGTCCCCTCCGTCGGCACCTTCAGCCACGCCACGAGCCAGCAGCCGCAGACGTTGGCCCCGCTGGCCGTGCAAGCCACCCCGCAG GTCTTGACTCAGGAAAACTTAGCAACAGTTGTGACAGGAGTAATGGTTCCAGCAGGGACAGTTACTCAACCTCTTCTTATCCCCATCAGTATTGCAGGTCAAGTGGCAGGTCAGCAGGGGCTGGCTGTGTGGACATTTCCTACAGCAACGGTCGCTGCCCTTCCCGGATTGACGGCTGCTTCTCCTACAGGGGGAATTTTCAAACCGCCTATAGCCAATTTGCAAG CCGCCGCTGTACTGAACACGGCCATCCAAGCGCCGGTGCAGCCTGCCCAGCCGCTGCAGGCTGCGGtccagccccggccccctctccagccccccgGCGTCttccccgccgcgcccggccagCCCCCCATCCTGCCACAGCCCGCTGCAGCGCCCACGCCGCCCGTGGCCAAGCCGTTAGAGACGCAGACCCAGATCACCGTCCAACCTGCCGGATTTGCCTTTAACCCTGGCATA ATCAGCGCAGCTTCTCTCGGGGGCCAAACCCAGCTCCTCGGCTCCTTGGCAGCCGCCCCCGTGATCGCAAACACCATCTCCAGCGTGCAGGGCATCACAGGCCAGATCCTGACCAATGCCCAGGGCCAG gtgATCGGGACCCTGCCGTGGGTGGTGAACCCCCCCGGGATGGcggcagccagccctgccccggccgcTCTGCCGGCCCAGAACCTGCAGGTACAGACGGTGAcgccccagctgctgctcaaTGCCCAGGGCCAGGTCATCGCCACGCTGGCCGGCAGCGCCATCCAGGCAGCCGCCATCAAGAAAACCGGCACCCCCGAGCCCCCCGTCAAGAACGAG GTCCAGCCCATCCAGCCGGCCCCGGCTCTCTCCCAGCCGGCCGTGGTGATGGCAAACCCTGCCCCGGCGGTGAAGGCTTCCTCCACGCCCGTCCCCATCACCTGCTCGGAGACCCCCACCGTCAGCCAGCTGGTCTCCA AGCCCCCGGCTCCCAACAGCAGCACGGAGGAGGACGGGATTAACCTGGAGGAGATCCGGGAATTTGCCAAGAACTTCAAGATCCGACGCTTGTCCCTCGGCCTGACGCAGACGCAGGTGGGACAGGCCCTGACGGCCACCGAGGGACCTGCCTACAGCCAGTCGGCCATCTGCAG GTTCGAGAAGCTGGACATCACCCCCAAGAGCGCCCAGAAGCTGAAACCGGTGCTGGAGAAGTGGTTGAGCGAAGCCGAGCTCCGTAACCAAGAGGGGCAACAAAACCTGATGGAGTTCgtggggggggaaccctccaAAAAACGGAAGCGCCGTACCTCCTTCACCCCCCAAGCCATCGAGGCTCTCAACGCCTACTTCGAGAAGAACGCCTTGCCCACCGGCCAGGAGATCACCGAGATCGCCAAGGAGCTCAACTACGACCGCGAAGTTGTCCGCGTCTGGTTCTGCAACCGCCGGCAGACCCTCAAAAACACCAGTAAACTCAACGTCTTTCAGATCCCCTAA
- the POU6F1 gene encoding POU domain, class 6, transcription factor 1 isoform X3: MPHAGFHAGSVGLWLPRDTRGRVFVPWAKPNQRPEHPPAPSPPSAPSATPRASSRRRWPRWPCKPPRSIAGQVAGQQGLAVWTFPTATVAALPGLTAASPTGGIFKPPIANLQAAAVLNTAIQAPVQPAQPLQAAVQPRPPLQPPGVFPAAPGQPPILPQPAAAPTPPVAKPLETQTQITVQPAGFAFNPGIISAASLGGQTQLLGSLAAAPVIANTISSVQGITGQILTNAQGQVIGTLPWVVNPPGMAAASPAPAALPAQNLQVQTVTPQLLLNAQGQVIATLAGSAIQAAAIKKTGTPEPPVKNEVQPIQPAPALSQPAVVMANPAPAVKASSTPVPITCSETPTVSQLVSKPPAPNSSTEEDGINLEEIREFAKNFKIRRLSLGLTQTQVGQALTATEGPAYSQSAICRFEKLDITPKSAQKLKPVLEKWLSEAELRNQEGQQNLMEFVGGEPSKKRKRRTSFTPQAIEALNAYFEKNALPTGQEITEIAKELNYDREVVRVWFCNRRQTLKNTSKLNVFQIP; encoded by the exons GAGGGTGTTCGTGCCCTGG gcaAAGCCAAACCAGCGGCCGGAGCATCCCCCAGCACCGTCCCCTCCGTCGGCACCTTCAGCCACGCCACGAGCCAGCAGCCGCAGACGTTGGCCCCGCTGGCCGTGCAAGCCACCCCGCAG TATTGCAGGTCAAGTGGCAGGTCAGCAGGGGCTGGCTGTGTGGACATTTCCTACAGCAACGGTCGCTGCCCTTCCCGGATTGACGGCTGCTTCTCCTACAGGGGGAATTTTCAAACCGCCTATAGCCAATTTGCAAG CCGCCGCTGTACTGAACACGGCCATCCAAGCGCCGGTGCAGCCTGCCCAGCCGCTGCAGGCTGCGGtccagccccggccccctctccagccccccgGCGTCttccccgccgcgcccggccagCCCCCCATCCTGCCACAGCCCGCTGCAGCGCCCACGCCGCCCGTGGCCAAGCCGTTAGAGACGCAGACCCAGATCACCGTCCAACCTGCCGGATTTGCCTTTAACCCTGGCATA ATCAGCGCAGCTTCTCTCGGGGGCCAAACCCAGCTCCTCGGCTCCTTGGCAGCCGCCCCCGTGATCGCAAACACCATCTCCAGCGTGCAGGGCATCACAGGCCAGATCCTGACCAATGCCCAGGGCCAG gtgATCGGGACCCTGCCGTGGGTGGTGAACCCCCCCGGGATGGcggcagccagccctgccccggccgcTCTGCCGGCCCAGAACCTGCAGGTACAGACGGTGAcgccccagctgctgctcaaTGCCCAGGGCCAGGTCATCGCCACGCTGGCCGGCAGCGCCATCCAGGCAGCCGCCATCAAGAAAACCGGCACCCCCGAGCCCCCCGTCAAGAACGAG GTCCAGCCCATCCAGCCGGCCCCGGCTCTCTCCCAGCCGGCCGTGGTGATGGCAAACCCTGCCCCGGCGGTGAAGGCTTCCTCCACGCCCGTCCCCATCACCTGCTCGGAGACCCCCACCGTCAGCCAGCTGGTCTCCA AGCCCCCGGCTCCCAACAGCAGCACGGAGGAGGACGGGATTAACCTGGAGGAGATCCGGGAATTTGCCAAGAACTTCAAGATCCGACGCTTGTCCCTCGGCCTGACGCAGACGCAGGTGGGACAGGCCCTGACGGCCACCGAGGGACCTGCCTACAGCCAGTCGGCCATCTGCAG GTTCGAGAAGCTGGACATCACCCCCAAGAGCGCCCAGAAGCTGAAACCGGTGCTGGAGAAGTGGTTGAGCGAAGCCGAGCTCCGTAACCAAGAGGGGCAACAAAACCTGATGGAGTTCgtggggggggaaccctccaAAAAACGGAAGCGCCGTACCTCCTTCACCCCCCAAGCCATCGAGGCTCTCAACGCCTACTTCGAGAAGAACGCCTTGCCCACCGGCCAGGAGATCACCGAGATCGCCAAGGAGCTCAACTACGACCGCGAAGTTGTCCGCGTCTGGTTCTGCAACCGCCGGCAGACCCTCAAAAACACCAGTAAACTCAACGTCTTTCAGATCCCCTAA